The Alphaproteobacteria bacterium nucleotide sequence ACGCGACACCTTGATGTATAACGGCTATGCCGATCAGGTGGCGCATCTTTACGCGGGCATGGATTTAAGGAAGAACTATTGAACGTGTCCTTGCGCAAGGCGGCCTGGAGTTTGGCTTTGCTCCCTCTGGGCTGGCTGGGCGCCAAGGCCTGGTGGTTCGGGCTGGGGGCCAATCCCATCGAGGCCATCATCCGCTTTCAGGGCAACTGGGCCTTGCGCTTTCTGCTGCTGACCTTGTGCGTAACGCCTTTGTTGCGCTGGTATCCCACCCTGGCTCCGGCCAGGCGCACGCTGGGTTTGCTGTGCTTCTTTTTCGCGCTGTCGCACATCTTGCTTTATCTGGGGCTGGAACAGTCGTTCGACTGGGGCGAATTATGGAAGGACATCGTCAAGCGGCGCTATATCACGGTTGGCATGCTGGCCTTCCTGCTGCTGATCCCGTTGGCCGTCACCTCGACCAACCGCTGGGTGAAGCGCCTGGGATTCCTGGCCTGGAAGCGTCTGCACCGGCTGGTCTGGCCCATCGCCTTCCTGGCTTGCCTGCATTTCGCCATGATGATCAAATTCTACGCTTACGCGGAACCGCTGCTCTATACGGGCTTCTTTCTGGTTCTTCTGGGGTTGCGCTTTCACAGAAAAGCCTAGCCTTCTTCCCCCGCTCGCATGGATAATGCCCGGCGTTTCAAAAGTTGGGACATATGCGCGCCGCCATCCATGCCTTGTTCATCGTCCTTGCGCTGTCGGCTTGCGTCGTCAGCCAGGAGACGGCTGTCCCTCCTGGCGAAGCGCCCAAGGAGGCCGTGGCGCCAAAGCCCTTTCCCGCCCTGGAAGCCGAAGCCGTGCTGTCGAAGGGCTTTCAGGCGATCTGGGAATTTTCGCTAGAAGAGATCGACGTCGCGTCCTTTGCGCTTGAAGGGGCCAAGGGGCTGGGATCGATCGATCCCAATCTGGTAGCCGCCCGGCAAACCGGTCAGTTCCAGCTTCGCCTGGGCGACGAGACGGTATTTTCAGCGTCGTTGCCGAAGGTGGGCGATCCCAGGGGCTGGGCGCGCCTGATCATCGAGGGGCTGATGGCGGCCAGATCCCGCTCTGCCCCCTTAAGCGAGGCCGGGGCGGAAGATGTGTATCAGGCGGTGTTCGATGCGGCGCTGGCCCGCTTTGACCTGCATTCGCGCTATGCCGGGTCCGAGGAAAGCAAACGCCAGAAGGCCAAGCGCGACGGCCAGACCGAGGATGGGGCTAGGCTGCCCCCCACCGTGGGGATGAACCTTGGCGACCAGATCGCCCATATTCAGATCGTGGGGTTCAATCAGCAGACGGCGGCCAGCCTGGAAGCCAAGCTGCGCGAAGCCATGAACCTGTATGATCGCCAGTTGAAAGGGGTCGTTCTCGACCTTCGGGGCAATCCGGGCGGCTTGTTGGAGCAAGCGGTCAGGTCGGCCGATTTGTTCCTGGGGGCGGGGCGAATCGTCGCCGCCAGGGGCCGCCATCCCGTTTCCAGCGTCAATCACGAAGCCATCGATGGCGAACTCGTCTCGGGCGTGCCCCTGGTGGTGCTGGTCGATGGGCGCACCGCGTCGGGCGGCGAAGTGCTGGCCGCCGCCCTGCAAGACCGCGGGCGGGCCGTCATCGTGGGCAGCACAACCTTCGGCAAAGGACTGGTGCAGACCGTGATCGAATTGCCCAACGGGGCCGAGATCAATCTGTCCTGGTCCAGGCTGCACGCCCCGTCCGGCTATGCGCTTCAGGGCCTGGGCGTCCTGCCCAACGTATGTACATCGTTGACGGGGAAGGATAAATCCATGTCAGGCGCCAGTGAGGTCCTGGCGGCTGAATTTGCCCAATGGCGCACCGTGGGGATCGGCAATGCGCAAGCCCGCGCCCGCCTGCGCACCCTGTGCCCACCCGAATCGCCCGATGGCCGGGCCGAGGCGGTCGCCCTTGGCCTGCTGTCCGACCGATCCTTGTACGCCAAGGCCTTAGCCCCCACCGGTGCCTATCTTGGGGTTAAGCCTTGACATTTGCTGGCATATGCGTATTTTCGCGCGCCTGACGTTCATCCGGAGTTCTTCACCATGGCCAAGCCCTCTACCGTGCTTATCAAGCTGGTCAGCACCGCCGATACCGGTTTCTTCTACGTGACCAAGAAGAATCCGCGCAAGACCACGGAAAAGATGGAATTCCGCAAATATGATCCGGTGGTGCGCAAGCACGTCGCCTTCAAGGAATCCAAGATCAAGTAACCGGTTTCTGCCGGTCTTTAAAGTCTACGGGCGCCCGTGATTCGGTCACTGGCGCCCGTTGCGTCTTTCTAAACTTGGCTCCATACTCGCGGCCATGCCTAAATCCGGCCCTTTTCAACGATTTGCCTTTGCCGCCGCCGATACTGACGTGGCGCAATCGGCGCGCCGCAGGCTGGCCGAGCGCTATGGCGACGCGCCCCTGTCCGATGCGCAGGTCATCGTGGCCCTGGGCGGCGACGGCTTCATGCTGGAAACCTTGCACAAACATCTGCCGCTGGGTCTTCCCATCTACGGCATGAATTGCGGCAGCGTCGGCTTTTTGATGAACGCCTTTCACGATGATGGGCTGGCCGAGCGTCTGGCTTCGGTGGAAGAAGTGATGCTGCATCCGCTTCAGATGACGGCCCAGACCGTCAACGGCGAGGTCTTCGAATATTTGGCCATCAATGAAGTGTCGCTGCTGCGCGAAACCCGTCAGGCCGCGAAAATCCGCATCCTGGTTGATGGCGTCGAGCGCATGGGCGAGTTGATTTGCGACGGCATCCTGGTTTCGACGCCAGCGGGCAGCACCGCCTACAATCTGTCGGCGCATGGACCGATCATTCCCATGGGCACGCAATTGCTGGCTTTAACGCCGATCAGCGCCTTTCGCCCCCGGCGCTGGCGCGGCGCGCTTTTGCGCCATACCGCCGTGGTCAGTTTCGAGATTCTCGAAGGTTTGAAGCGCCCGGTCAGCGCGGTGGCCGATTCGACGGAAGTGCGCGGCGTGTCGCGCGTCGATGTGCGCGAGCGCGGCGATATCCGCCTGCGTGTGCTGTTCGATCCCGAACATGATCTGGACGAGCGGATTCTGACCGAACAGTTTGTTTCTTGATGTTTGCACTCAAGCGCCGTGCGGGCGCTAGCGCCCTAGGCTCACGCCGGGATGGAACCCGGCGCGCCGCCATTGGCGGCGTAATTTTGCGGGACCCACGCAAATGAAACCAGCCCTCACACTTGCCATCGCGGCCCTGGGCGGCGGGCTATTTTACCTGATCCATTTTCCCCTGCCCTGGATGCTGGGCGCCATGGCCGCCACCACCTTGGGCGCCTTGCTGAAGCTGCAACTGGGCGTTCCGCCAAGATTGCGCAATCCCACCATGATCGTGCTGGGCCTGATGCTGGGCAGCGGCTTTACGCCCGACGTGCCTGGCCGTTTGCTGGAATGGTGGCCGGGCTTGCTGGCGCTGGCGGTCTATTTGGCGGGAGCCATCTGGGTGGGCGCGTTTTGGTATCGGCGCAAGCTGGGTTGCGACGCGCCCACTGCCTATTACGCCGCCGTGCCGGGCGGGCTGTCGGAAATGGTGGCGTTGGCGATGGCCGAGAAGGGCGACGAGGGCCTTGTCTCGATCCTGCACACGCTGCGCGTGATGGTGGTGGCGGCCTTGGTGCCCTGGGGCATTCGCCTGTCGCAAGGATTGCCGCTGTCGGGCACGCCGGGTTCCGGTTCTCTGCTTTCCTTGCCCATGACGGATGCCGGATTTCTGGCTCTGGGGGCGGTGCTGGGTGCTTTGGGGGGGAAGTTGTTGCGTTTGCCCGCCTACCTGCTGGTGGGGCCGATGCTGGCCAGCGCCGTCATCAGCATGGCGGGCCTGACTTCCGCCCATCCGCCGGTGGAACTGATCGTCATCGCCCAGGTGGTGCTGGGCGGCGCCGTGGGATCGCGCTTGGCCTCGGTGGACAAAGCCGTCGTCATCGCGGCTTTCAAAGCCTCGCTGGTGCTGGTGGCGCCGATGGTCGCGGCGGCGGCGGCCCTGTCCTGGCTGGTCAGCGAATTGGCGGGCTTCGACCATTTCGCCATGCTTCTGGCCTTGATGCCGGGCGGGCTGGGCGAGATGACGTTGATCGCCTTGGCGCTTGGCATCGACGTGCCCTTCGTCGCCACCCATCACATGATGCGCATCGCCCTGGTCATGCTGGCCGCCCCGCTGGCTTTCCGGTGGATGCGAAAACGAGACGCCAAGCGGGCCGCTAAGAAGATCATTGCCAGTCGGGGCAAATACAAAATGAGCCGAGCCGAGATTCTAGAAATGCGCGACGAGGGGCGGAAGTAAAAAGAAGTCGTCATGCCTGGCCATGACGATTAGGGCTTTTCCATCCCCAAAAACCCTCTGATTTCTCCCACCGCTTCGGCTAGGCCGACGCGTCTGGGGATCACCCCATCGGGGAAGGCGCCGAACAGGCGCGACGGCATCATGGGGTCAAGCAGCACGAAGACGCCGTGATCGGTTTCCTTGCGGATCAAGCGCCCGAAGGCCTGCTTCAATTTGAAACGCGTCAGCATGTCGTCGAACTGCTTGCCGCCGAAGGCCTTGCGCCGCGCCCGGTGCACGATGTCGGGCCGGGGCCAGGGCACGCGGTCGAAAACCAGCAGGCGCAGGGCGCGGCCCGGCACGTCGACGCCGTCGCGCATCGCATCCGTGCCCAACAGGCAAGCGTCCTCCTCGGCGCGGAACAGATCGACCAGAGTGGCGTTGTCCAGCCCATCGACATGCTGGGCCAGCAGGGGCAAGCCCGCCTCGTCGAGCGGCTTGGCGATGCGCCCATGAACGCCCTTCAACCTTGTGATCGCGGTGAACAGGCCCAGCGCTCCGCCCCCTGATGCGATGAACAATTCGCGGTAAGCGGCGGCCACCTGATCCAGATCGTCCTTGCGCACGTCGGTCACGATGAAGACGCGGGCCTGATCGGCGTAATTGTAGGGCGAGGGATGAGCGGCGCGCAGGGCGGGCAGGGGCAGATGAAGCGTGCCGGTGCGCTGTTCGGCCGATTGCCAGTCGGTTTGCGCATCGCCGGTGGAATCGGTCAACGTCGCCGACGTGATCAGCACGCCATGGGCGGGCATCATCACCTGTTCGGCAAAGGGTTTGGTGGGATCGATGAAAGCGCGGTTCAGACCCACATCGATCTCGCGCCCATCTATTTGCTCGATGGTCATCCAATCGACCGACAAGTCGCCGCCGCCCGCTTCAATCTCGGCCAGCATGCGCCCCCAGGCGTGAAGCGGCACCAAGGCGCGTCGCTCGATCGAACGGATCAAGCTGTCGATGCGTTGGCGGCTGTTGCTGTCCAGGTCCTTGGCTTCGTCGCTGAGTTTCTTGGCGAAAATCTTGACCAGTTGCGCCAGGGGCCTTGCCATGCGTTCCAGCGCCACCGCCAAAGTGGCCGCCGCCTGGGCCAGCCCCTCGTTCAAAGGCAGAGTGTCGCATTCTAGCGTATAGCTGTGCCGGTCGGCGCGGGCCAGCACCTGGCCGCGCACGAGATCAAGGAAACGTTCGGCGGCGCCGTAGGGTGCGTGGTCCTTCAACCGCTTGGCCCAACCATAGCCCGGCAGATGCTGTGCTGCCTGCAAGGCGGCCTGCAAGGCGTCGATGGCTTCCTGGCTGTTCTCGGCCAAATCCTCGACCCGTTTCTTCAAGCCCCTGGCGCGCGAGCGCGCCCCATCCTCGGCGCCCAGCAGCCAGCGGCGCAGCTCGTAGGTTTCCAGACCCGACAGATGCGCCGAAAAAGCGCCGTCGGCGGCGTCGAACAGATGATGCCCTTCGTCGAAGATCAGGCGCTGCACCAAGCCGTCGTCGCCGATATTGCCAAGCGACGATTGCACCATCACCAGCGCATGGTTGGCGATGACGATGCGCGCACGCCTGGCCTTTCGGATCGAGCGTTCCACGAAACAGCGCGTGATGTGCGAACAAGAGGAAAAGATGCATTCGCCGCGCCGGTCGGCCAAGCCCAGCGTGCGCGAGCGTCCCACCAGATCGGCCAGCCAGCCTGGAAAATCGCCACCCACCAGATCGCCGTCGCGCGTCGCCAGCACCCATCTGGCCATCAGGCCAAGGGCGATGGCGTCGTCGGGATGAGCGGGCAGGCTCATCACCGCTTCTTCCAGATTAAGCAGGCACAGATAATTCTCGCGGCCCTTGCGCACCACGACGCGCCTAGCCTTCTCGTCGGCGTCGGGATACAGGCGATCCAACTCGCCGTCGATCTGACGCTGCAAATGGCGGGTGAAGGTGCTGATCCAGACCGTGCCTTCGTTGATCTCGGCCCAGACGCTGGCGGGCGCCACATAGCCCAGCGTCTTGCCCGTCCCCGTGCCCGCCTCGGCCAGCACGGCGTTGGGGGCGTCTTGCATTTTGCGGGGCTGAAAGGCCAAGGCCGCCGCCGATGCGTAATCGGCCTGCTGGGGGCGATCCTCGGCCCCCTGTCCCAGCAATTGGGCCAGGCGCTTTCTGGCGGCTTCGGCATCGACCGGCATCGATCCCGGCGGCGGCGGTGGCGCATGTTCGCTCCATTCGCCCAAGCGCTCCCACACTTTCAGCCCGGCCAGCGTGTTGGCGCGGTGCGGCAAATCGCCCGTATGGCCCAATGCGGCCAGCACCGATGGTCCCCAGGGCCAGCCGCCCTTGCTCATGGCGACGGCGGCGCCCAGGGCGACGGCATGCTGGCGCGGGCTTAGCTGTTGTAGTTCCGACAATAAACGGGTGGCGATTTCGGGCAGGGCCAGGGCGGCGTCCAACCGGTCCTTGGGCTTGGCAAGCCCCAGCGCCAGACACAGGCCTTCCGGGCTGGGCAGGCAAGAAGCGCCGGGGCGCACGAAGGCGAACAGTTCCAGCAGATCATGCGCCGTGAAGGCGTCGATCTTCAGGCGCGCCGCCATGTTCAGACGATGCACCACCATGGGCTTCATGCTTTTGGCGATGCGCCCGGCCTGGGGGACGTCCAGCGTCTCCAGCGTGCCATCGGGAAAGGCGGCCGCCACGGTGCCCAGGCCCGCCACCAGCGCGGGAACCTCGGGCAGCAACAAGGGCGGGGCTATGGTCATGAAGCCCGGCTGTTGCCTAGGAAAATGAATCTTGCCGCCGAACCCGCCACGCGCTCATGGCGGATCGTGAAGCCCTCGGGCGGCTGGAATTCCTCTTTCGCCGCCACTTCGGCCACCACCAGCGATCCGGCCTTCAGCCAGCCCTGCTTGGACAGCGAGGCAAGGGCCAGGGGAACCAACCCCTCGCCATAGGGCGGGTCGAGCAGGGCGATATCCACCGGCATCTGGGCGGCGGGGGCGCGGGTGGCGTCGCAGCTAAGGACGCGCACGCGCTCTTCCACTTTCATGCGCTTGGCGTTGTTCTCGATGGTCTTGGCCGCCCCGCGCCAGTTTTCCATGAAGGTGACGAAGGCAGCCCCACGCGACAGCGCCTCGAAGCCCAGCGTTCCGGCGCCAGCGAACGCATCCAAGATTCTGGCGCCTTCCAGCGCCGGCATTTCGAAATTGCCGTGAGCCAGAACGTTGAACAGGGTTTCGCGCGCCCGGTCGGCGGTGGGCCGGGTCAGGCGTCCCGTGGGGGCCAGCAGCAAGCGGCCCTTCAACTCACCTGCGATGATGCGCAACTTTGCCTTCCTTGCCGGGCAGGCCGGCCTGTTCGCGCAGCACCTTGCCCGAAACCTCTTCCACCTCGCCGCGTTCAAGCTGGCCCAGTTGGAAGGGGCCGTAAGCGGTGCGGATCAGGCGCGTGGTTTCCATGCCCAGGCTGGCCATCACCTTGCGGATTTCGCGGTTCTTGCCTTCCTTGATGGATACGATCAGCCAAGCGTTGGCCCCTTGCGACCGTTCGATGCTGGCCTTGATCGGGCCATAGGACACGCCGTCCACCGTGACGCCCCGCTCCAGCGACGCCAAAGCCTCGGGCGTTGGAATGGGATGCACCCGCACCCGGTAGCGGCGCGTCCAGCCGGTGCTGGGCAGTTCCATCTTGCGGGCCAGGTCGCCGTCGTTGGTCAGCAGCAGCAAGCCTTCGCTGGTCAGGTCAAGGCGTCCTACCGAAATCAGTCGCGGCAGGTTGGGCGGCAGATTGTCGAAAACGGTGGGCCGTCCTTCGGGGTCCTTGTGGGTGGTGACGAGGCCTGGCGGCTTGTGATAGCGCCACAGCCTGGGCGGTTCCGGAGTCCTTAGTGGTTTGCCGTTCACGACGATGGCGTCGGCCTCGGTGACGTTGAGGGCGGGCGAGGAAATCACATGGCCGTTGACCGAAACGCGGCCCTCGGCAATCCAGCTTTCGGCCTCGCGGCGCGAGCAAAGCCCCGCCCTGGCCATGCGTTTGGCGATGCGTTCTCCGTCAGCCACGGCAAGCCTCGATGAAAGCGGTGAAAAGGGATGTGTCGGCTGGGCTGATCGCATATTCGGGATGCCATTGCACGCCGATCACGAAGGGTTTGCCGGGATGTTCGAAGCCCTCGATCACGCCGTCGTCGGCTTGGGCGTTGACCACCAGCCCTTCGCCCAGCTTCTTGACCGCCTGATGATGGGCGCTATTGACCGGAATGCGCCCGGCCTTGCAGATGGCGGCCAAATGGGTGCCCGGCGTGATCGCCACCTCATGGCCCGGCTCGGTTCTGGGATTGGGTTGTTCGTGCGCCAGCGCGCCTGCCACTTCATCTGGAATGTGCTGGATCAGCGTGCCGCCCAGGGCGACGTTCAAAAGCTGCTGGCCGCCGCAGATGCCCAGCACCGGCATGCCGCGCGCAAGCGCGCCTTGCACGATGGCCAGTTCGAACTGAGTGCGCTTGGTCTTCAGCTTCACGCTGGCGTGGCGGGTGGCGTCTCCGAACAGGGCCGGATCGACGTCGAAGGCGCCGCCGGTCACCACCAGACCCTTGATGGCGTCTAGATAGACGGCGGCTAAGTCTGGCTCATGCGGCAAGGACAAGGGTGCGCCGCCCGCGCTGGCGACCGCATCGCAGTAATTCTGGCGCAGCGCGTACCAGGGCATCTTGGAATAGCCGCCGGGTTCTTCGCTATCCAGCGTGATGCCAATCAGAGGGGGGTGCGTCTTCATGGCCGGAACATAATGGGTACGGCTTGACCTGTCCAGCCCGTCCGGGCAAGGTCGAAAGATGGATGCGAACAAATTCATGGCTCTGGCCTTCGAACAAGCCAAGGCGGCTGAAAAGGCTGGCGAAGTGCCGATCGGCGCGGTGGTGGTGGATGCCAGGGGTCGGGTTCTGGGCCTGGGGCACAACCGCAACCGCTTGCGGCTGGACCCGACCGCGCACGCGGAAATCGAGGCGATTCGCGCCGCCTGTCAGGAATTGGGCCAAGCCAGACTGGATGACTGTGATCTGTATGTGACGCTGGAACCTTGCCCGATGTGCGCCCAGGCCATCGCTTTCGCCCAAATTCGCCGGTTGGTGTTTGGCGCTTACGACCCCAAAGGGGGCGGGGTCGAGCATGGGCCGCGCATCTTTGAACAGCCAACTTGTCATCATCGACCGGAAGTCATTGGCGGCAT carries:
- a CDS encoding sulfoxide reductase heme-binding subunit YedZ, with amino-acid sequence MNVSLRKAAWSLALLPLGWLGAKAWWFGLGANPIEAIIRFQGNWALRFLLLTLCVTPLLRWYPTLAPARRTLGLLCFFFALSHILLYLGLEQSFDWGELWKDIVKRRYITVGMLAFLLLIPLAVTSTNRWVKRLGFLAWKRLHRLVWPIAFLACLHFAMMIKFYAYAEPLLYTGFFLVLLGLRFHRKA
- the rpmG gene encoding 50S ribosomal protein L33, producing MAKPSTVLIKLVSTADTGFFYVTKKNPRKTTEKMEFRKYDPVVRKHVAFKESKIK
- a CDS encoding NAD kinase; the protein is MPKSGPFQRFAFAAADTDVAQSARRRLAERYGDAPLSDAQVIVALGGDGFMLETLHKHLPLGLPIYGMNCGSVGFLMNAFHDDGLAERLASVEEVMLHPLQMTAQTVNGEVFEYLAINEVSLLRETRQAAKIRILVDGVERMGELICDGILVSTPAGSTAYNLSAHGPIIPMGTQLLALTPISAFRPRRWRGALLRHTAVVSFEILEGLKRPVSAVADSTEVRGVSRVDVRERGDIRLRVLFDPEHDLDERILTEQFVS
- a CDS encoding AbrB family transcriptional regulator, whose translation is MKPALTLAIAALGGGLFYLIHFPLPWMLGAMAATTLGALLKLQLGVPPRLRNPTMIVLGLMLGSGFTPDVPGRLLEWWPGLLALAVYLAGAIWVGAFWYRRKLGCDAPTAYYAAVPGGLSEMVALAMAEKGDEGLVSILHTLRVMVVAALVPWGIRLSQGLPLSGTPGSGSLLSLPMTDAGFLALGAVLGALGGKLLRLPAYLLVGPMLASAVISMAGLTSAHPPVELIVIAQVVLGGAVGSRLASVDKAVVIAAFKASLVLVAPMVAAAAALSWLVSELAGFDHFAMLLALMPGGLGEMTLIALALGIDVPFVATHHMMRIALVMLAAPLAFRWMRKRDAKRAAKKIIASRGKYKMSRAEILEMRDEGRK
- a CDS encoding ATP-dependent DNA helicase → MTIAPPLLLPEVPALVAGLGTVAAAFPDGTLETLDVPQAGRIAKSMKPMVVHRLNMAARLKIDAFTAHDLLELFAFVRPGASCLPSPEGLCLALGLAKPKDRLDAALALPEIATRLLSELQQLSPRQHAVALGAAVAMSKGGWPWGPSVLAALGHTGDLPHRANTLAGLKVWERLGEWSEHAPPPPPGSMPVDAEAARKRLAQLLGQGAEDRPQQADYASAAALAFQPRKMQDAPNAVLAEAGTGTGKTLGYVAPASVWAEINEGTVWISTFTRHLQRQIDGELDRLYPDADEKARRVVVRKGRENYLCLLNLEEAVMSLPAHPDDAIALGLMARWVLATRDGDLVGGDFPGWLADLVGRSRTLGLADRRGECIFSSCSHITRCFVERSIRKARRARIVIANHALVMVQSSLGNIGDDGLVQRLIFDEGHHLFDAADGAFSAHLSGLETYELRRWLLGAEDGARSRARGLKKRVEDLAENSQEAIDALQAALQAAQHLPGYGWAKRLKDHAPYGAAERFLDLVRGQVLARADRHSYTLECDTLPLNEGLAQAAATLAVALERMARPLAQLVKIFAKKLSDEAKDLDSNSRQRIDSLIRSIERRALVPLHAWGRMLAEIEAGGGDLSVDWMTIEQIDGREIDVGLNRAFIDPTKPFAEQVMMPAHGVLITSATLTDSTGDAQTDWQSAEQRTGTLHLPLPALRAAHPSPYNYADQARVFIVTDVRKDDLDQVAAAYRELFIASGGGALGLFTAITRLKGVHGRIAKPLDEAGLPLLAQHVDGLDNATLVDLFRAEEDACLLGTDAMRDGVDVPGRALRLLVFDRVPWPRPDIVHRARRKAFGGKQFDDMLTRFKLKQAFGRLIRKETDHGVFVLLDPMMPSRLFGAFPDGVIPRRVGLAEAVGEIRGFLGMEKP
- the rsmD gene encoding 16S rRNA (guanine(966)-N(2))-methyltransferase RsmD, producing the protein MRIIAGELKGRLLLAPTGRLTRPTADRARETLFNVLAHGNFEMPALEGARILDAFAGAGTLGFEALSRGAAFVTFMENWRGAAKTIENNAKRMKVEERVRVLSCDATRAPAAQMPVDIALLDPPYGEGLVPLALASLSKQGWLKAGSLVVAEVAAKEEFQPPEGFTIRHERVAGSAARFIFLGNSRAS
- a CDS encoding rRNA pseudouridine synthase, with amino-acid sequence MRSAQPTHPFSPLSSRLAVADGERIAKRMARAGLCSRREAESWIAEGRVSVNGHVISSPALNVTEADAIVVNGKPLRTPEPPRLWRYHKPPGLVTTHKDPEGRPTVFDNLPPNLPRLISVGRLDLTSEGLLLLTNDGDLARKMELPSTGWTRRYRVRVHPIPTPEALASLERGVTVDGVSYGPIKASIERSQGANAWLIVSIKEGKNREIRKVMASLGMETTRLIRTAYGPFQLGQLERGEVEEVSGKVLREQAGLPGKEGKVAHHRR
- a CDS encoding gamma-glutamyl-gamma-aminobutyrate hydrolase family protein, which codes for MKTHPPLIGITLDSEEPGGYSKMPWYALRQNYCDAVASAGGAPLSLPHEPDLAAVYLDAIKGLVVTGGAFDVDPALFGDATRHASVKLKTKRTQFELAIVQGALARGMPVLGICGGQQLLNVALGGTLIQHIPDEVAGALAHEQPNPRTEPGHEVAITPGTHLAAICKAGRIPVNSAHHQAVKKLGEGLVVNAQADDGVIEGFEHPGKPFVIGVQWHPEYAISPADTSLFTAFIEACRG
- a CDS encoding nucleoside deaminase, giving the protein MALAFEQAKAAEKAGEVPIGAVVVDARGRVLGLGHNRNRLRLDPTAHAEIEAIRAACQELGQARLDDCDLYVTLEPCPMCAQAIAFAQIRRLVFGAYDPKGGGVEHGPRIFEQPTCHHRPEVIGGIGETEASTLLRAFFQARRD